The Chitinophagales bacterium genome has a window encoding:
- a CDS encoding FAD-dependent oxidoreductase: MAKPHIVILGCNFAGLTTARYIHAVVKDHADITIIDRKSLLTFVPNIPLQVLANVNPDIDLHYKFMSFLEHDGSRFIQAEVLTIDADTNTVYYQPNERPGHPTRKIQYDYLVVALGNRLAYDKIDGFSENGHSVTDTFLGNRLRRYLHNDYKGGPIAITSDVFHQGKSDKLPEGLPVAMTACEGPPVELSFSLAHWLEKKNIGNASTIYLSTPAKVIAEDAGETILNQLLPMMANMGYNYKANTNGIKKVYDGGIEFNDGSTQEAEIAIMFPDWEAHPFLKELPFTDDMGFVVTDLYMRNPDYTNIFAVGDAASVTVPKIGSLGHMEAEVLANTIGKELGIIKGEIKPLEFELLCMGDMGGIKGFYMRTNEWWGGHENHLETGVTAYALKMGFKQMYYTLGGKIPHWGLALSEVIGDHMVV; encoded by the coding sequence ATGGCGAAGCCTCATATAGTAATACTCGGATGCAACTTTGCCGGCCTTACAACTGCCAGGTATATTCATGCTGTGGTGAAAGACCATGCTGATATTACGATCATAGACCGTAAGTCGTTGCTCACTTTCGTGCCCAATATACCGTTGCAGGTACTGGCGAATGTGAATCCGGATATTGACCTGCATTATAAGTTCATGTCGTTTTTAGAGCATGATGGCAGCCGTTTTATACAGGCAGAGGTGTTGACGATAGATGCAGATACCAATACAGTATATTATCAACCTAACGAGCGGCCCGGCCACCCGACAAGGAAGATACAGTATGACTACCTGGTTGTAGCATTAGGTAATCGCCTGGCCTATGATAAAATAGACGGGTTCAGCGAGAACGGACACAGTGTGACGGATACCTTCCTGGGTAACAGATTGCGGAGGTACCTGCACAATGACTATAAGGGCGGTCCGATAGCGATCACATCGGATGTGTTTCACCAGGGTAAAAGTGATAAGCTGCCTGAAGGATTGCCCGTGGCGATGACAGCTTGTGAGGGGCCTCCCGTAGAGCTGTCATTCTCCCTGGCCCATTGGCTGGAAAAGAAAAACATTGGTAATGCCTCTACCATTTACCTGTCTACACCGGCTAAAGTGATAGCAGAAGACGCAGGTGAGACCATACTGAATCAACTGCTGCCCATGATGGCTAATATGGGGTATAACTATAAGGCCAATACCAACGGTATAAAGAAAGTATATGATGGAGGAATAGAGTTTAACGACGGATCGACACAGGAAGCTGAAATAGCTATCATGTTCCCCGACTGGGAGGCGCACCCTTTCCTGAAAGAATTACCATTTACAGATGATATGGGGTTTGTGGTTACCGACCTGTATATGCGCAACCCTGACTATACTAATATTTTTGCCGTAGGCGATGCGGCATCTGTTACCGTACCCAAGATAGGCTCGCTGGGGCATATGGAAGCAGAGGTGCTGGCCAATACCATAGGCAAAGAACTGGGCATTATAAAGGGGGAGATAAAACCGCTTGAATTTGAACTGCTGTGTATGGGAGATATGGGCGGTATAAAAGGATTTTATATGCGCACGAACGAGTGGTGGGGCGGTCATGAGAATCACCTGGAAACGGGGGTGACCGCGTATGCGCTCAAAATGGGTTTCAAACAGATGTATTATACGCTGGGCGGCAAGATACCACACTGGGGGCTGGCGCTTAGTGAAGTGATAGGTGACCATATGGTGGTATAG
- the metG gene encoding methionine--tRNA ligase: protein MEYKRLLVTAALPYANGPIHIGHLAGCFLPADIYVRYQRAQKRDIKFVCGSDEHGVPITIRARKEGITPQDVVDRYHAMIKDSFEQMGVSFDIYSRTSSDTHRETSQAFFKKLYDDGVFEERESEQYYDEEAKVFLADRYIIGTCPVCGNENAYGDQCEKCGSSLSPEQLKNPRSALSNATPVKRSTKHWYFPLNKYEGFLNEWIVKGKKDEWKSNVYGQCKSWLDNGLQPRAMTRDSDWGVPVPLPGAEGKVLYVWFDAPIGYISATKDLTPQWADYWKQQDTKLVHFIGKDNIVFHCIIFPSMLKAHGDFVLPDNVPANEFLNIEGEKVSTSRNWAVWVHEYLQDFPDQQDILRYVLCANAPETKDNDFTWKDFQDRNNSELVAIYGNFVNRTFVLMHKLCGGRVPALHADVMDEADNELIKAIKEAKEAVENGLERYKFRDALYEVIDLARKGNKYMQDKQPWIVAKSLQENSDNQKLIDNCLHLCLQLTANLAILSNPFMPFTTQKLLHMMKVVDKMLEWENAGRTDLLKVGYPLRAPELLFKKIEDEQMKEQIEKLHNAATANAPAAEEPATPTHTPIKPEIVYDDFAKIDLRVGTIIHAEKVEKADKLLKLELDMGFEKRTVVSGIAMHFKPEDIIGKQVTVVANLAPRKMRGIESNGMILMADDANGKLVFVSPVEGAAPGSEVK from the coding sequence ATGGAATATAAACGGTTACTTGTAACAGCTGCGCTACCCTATGCTAATGGCCCGATACACATCGGCCACCTGGCAGGCTGTTTCCTTCCGGCAGATATATATGTTCGCTACCAGCGTGCTCAGAAACGTGACATTAAATTTGTTTGCGGCAGCGATGAACATGGTGTTCCCATAACCATACGCGCCCGCAAAGAGGGCATCACACCGCAAGATGTGGTAGACAGGTACCACGCCATGATCAAGGATAGCTTTGAGCAGATGGGCGTCTCTTTCGACATCTACTCGCGCACCAGTAGCGACACCCATCGCGAAACCTCGCAGGCATTCTTCAAAAAGCTGTATGACGATGGTGTATTTGAAGAAAGGGAAAGTGAACAATACTACGATGAAGAAGCTAAGGTATTTCTGGCAGACAGGTATATCATAGGCACCTGCCCGGTATGTGGTAATGAAAATGCCTATGGCGACCAGTGTGAAAAATGCGGTAGCAGCCTCTCGCCCGAACAATTGAAGAACCCACGCAGCGCACTCAGCAACGCTACTCCGGTGAAACGCAGTACCAAACACTGGTACTTCCCGCTGAACAAATATGAGGGTTTCCTGAACGAATGGATAGTAAAGGGCAAAAAGGACGAGTGGAAAAGCAACGTATACGGCCAATGTAAAAGCTGGCTGGATAATGGCCTGCAACCCCGTGCCATGACCCGCGACAGCGACTGGGGCGTACCTGTACCACTACCGGGTGCCGAAGGAAAGGTTTTATACGTTTGGTTCGATGCGCCTATCGGTTATATTAGTGCTACTAAAGACCTTACTCCGCAGTGGGCCGACTACTGGAAGCAACAAGACACCAAGCTGGTACACTTTATCGGTAAAGACAATATCGTGTTCCACTGTATCATATTCCCTTCTATGCTCAAGGCTCATGGCGATTTCGTATTGCCCGACAACGTGCCCGCCAATGAGTTCCTCAATATTGAAGGCGAAAAAGTATCTACTTCCCGCAACTGGGCGGTATGGGTACATGAGTATCTGCAGGACTTCCCCGACCAACAGGACATATTGCGTTACGTGCTTTGCGCCAACGCACCCGAAACAAAAGACAATGACTTTACCTGGAAGGATTTCCAGGACAGGAACAACAGCGAACTGGTAGCTATATACGGCAACTTCGTCAACCGCACCTTCGTATTGATGCACAAACTATGTGGTGGCCGTGTACCTGCACTGCATGCTGACGTGATGGACGAGGCAGACAACGAGCTGATAAAAGCTATCAAAGAAGCCAAAGAAGCCGTTGAGAATGGCCTGGAACGGTACAAGTTCCGCGATGCGCTATACGAAGTGATAGACCTGGCTCGCAAGGGCAACAAGTACATGCAGGACAAACAACCGTGGATAGTAGCCAAATCGCTGCAAGAGAACTCGGACAACCAGAAGCTGATAGACAACTGCCTGCACCTTTGCCTGCAGTTAACAGCCAACCTGGCCATCCTGTCCAACCCCTTCATGCCATTCACTACACAAAAGCTGCTGCACATGATGAAAGTAGTAGATAAGATGCTGGAATGGGAGAACGCCGGAAGGACAGACTTGCTGAAAGTGGGCTATCCGTTGCGTGCACCTGAATTACTCTTCAAGAAAATAGAAGACGAACAAATGAAAGAACAAATAGAAAAACTGCATAATGCTGCTACTGCCAATGCACCTGCCGCTGAAGAACCTGCGACACCAACGCACACACCAATTAAACCGGAAATAGTATATGACGATTTTGCGAAGATAGACCTGCGTGTTGGTACTATCATCCATGCCGAAAAGGTGGAAAAGGCGGATAAGCTTTTGAAACTGGAATTAGATATGGGCTTTGAAAAAAGGACGGTTGTTTCAGGTATAGCCATGCACTTTAAGCCTGAAGATATTATTGGCAAACAAGTAACGGTGGTAGCCAACCTGGCACCCCGAAAAATGCGCGGTATTGAAAGCAATGGCATGATACTCATGGCCGATGACGCTAACGGGAAACTGGTGTTTGTATCTCCGGTTGAGGGGGCTGCACCGGGTAGTGAGGTCAAATAA
- a CDS encoding efflux RND transporter periplasmic adaptor subunit, translating into MNKKKLWWIVGGSVVLLVVLIIIGKTTGNKGVKVAVEAAAPHTIIETVTASGKIYPETEVKIAPEVSGEITELNVEEGDSVFKGEVLVKINPTIYSSQVTQAAASVAETKSRAQNAEQMAAQAKATFEQQKAQFERNKKLYEDKVISALEFEQAKSQYLGAKASYEGSLASMQGGGYSVDVAAANLSQARENLRRTTIVAPVTGVVSLLKVKLGERVVGTAQMAGTEMLTIADMRRIEVRVDVSETDIAKVKLNDTTTIVADAYRNRKFTGVVSKIAVSSTSASNALSTDQVTNYTVHILILENSYQDLSTELQRGRFVFKPGMSSSVEIQTRKDPNTLAVPVNAVTTREWPDSVKKAMDAAGIDEIRQVVFVYDKKTEKVSIRDVKTGIQDNEYIQINDGLKEGEQVVIAPYGAIARTLKDKSTVTVVDKDKLYEAKSSD; encoded by the coding sequence ATGAACAAGAAAAAACTCTGGTGGATAGTAGGCGGTTCGGTTGTTTTACTGGTGGTGCTCATCATCATTGGTAAAACCACCGGCAATAAGGGCGTCAAGGTAGCTGTAGAGGCCGCCGCCCCGCATACAATTATCGAAACAGTAACAGCCAGTGGTAAGATATACCCTGAAACGGAAGTAAAAATTGCACCTGAGGTAAGCGGGGAGATAACAGAACTGAATGTAGAAGAAGGTGACAGTGTATTCAAAGGAGAAGTACTGGTCAAGATCAACCCAACTATCTATTCTTCGCAGGTAACACAGGCTGCGGCAAGTGTAGCTGAAACAAAGTCGCGCGCACAGAATGCCGAGCAAATGGCAGCACAGGCTAAAGCCACTTTCGAACAACAGAAAGCGCAGTTTGAAAGGAATAAAAAATTGTACGAAGACAAAGTGATCTCTGCGCTTGAATTTGAACAGGCAAAGTCCCAGTACCTCGGAGCAAAGGCAAGCTACGAAGGCTCGTTGGCCAGCATGCAGGGCGGCGGTTACAGTGTTGATGTAGCTGCGGCTAACCTGTCACAGGCGCGCGAGAACCTGAGAAGGACAACGATAGTAGCACCCGTTACAGGTGTGGTATCACTGCTGAAAGTGAAACTGGGCGAACGCGTGGTGGGTACAGCGCAAATGGCGGGCACCGAAATGCTGACCATTGCAGACATGCGCAGGATAGAAGTTCGTGTAGATGTTAGCGAAACGGATATTGCTAAAGTGAAGCTGAACGATACAACAACAATAGTGGCTGATGCCTACCGCAACCGCAAATTCACTGGTGTGGTTTCTAAAATAGCCGTATCCAGCACTTCTGCATCCAATGCACTTAGCACCGACCAGGTAACGAACTATACCGTTCATATACTGATACTGGAGAACAGCTACCAGGACCTGAGTACTGAGTTGCAGCGGGGTCGCTTTGTGTTCAAACCGGGCATGAGCTCATCGGTAGAGATACAAACAAGAAAAGACCCTAATACACTGGCCGTACCTGTTAATGCGGTAACTACCCGCGAATGGCCGGACAGTGTAAAGAAGGCGATGGATGCAGCCGGTATCGACGAGATACGCCAGGTAGTATTCGTGTACGATAAGAAAACAGAAAAAGTATCCATCCGCGATGTAAAGACAGGTATACAGGATAACGAATACATACAGATAAACGACGGGCTGAAAGAAGGAGAACAAGTTGTGATAGCTCCTTACGGTGCTATAGCACGTACATTAAAAGACAAATCAACAGTAACAGTAGTAGATAAAGACAAACTGTACGAGGCCAAATCGTCTGATTAA
- a CDS encoding NAD(P)-binding domain-containing protein encodes MSNNVLGKIGLIGNGSWGTAIAKILTDNGHSIHWWVRNEEAANSLQTRYQNPHYLTSVRFLPETITPTNDLEEVLSECTTVIVCVPSAYVQGVIESVDPKLWADKNVVSAIKGILPDSNLLLNDYMSKNPSFNMNRYMAVTGPCHAEEVADERISYLTFSGLNDELTTAMADAFRNTYIYATTNHDIWGVQFAAVLKNIYAVGAGMAHALDYGDNFLSVYITNCYREMYRYLDAHFRQVHPSDEHPDFHTSAYLGDLLVTCYSLHSRNRMLGTMLGKGYSVRNAILEMNMVAEGYYAARGMQHIAKEYKIDIPIATAIYDVLWNHRSPAETFLDMEKTLS; translated from the coding sequence TTGAGTAATAACGTACTGGGTAAAATAGGATTGATAGGTAACGGTAGCTGGGGCACCGCAATAGCCAAAATACTGACAGATAATGGCCATAGCATACATTGGTGGGTAAGGAACGAAGAGGCTGCCAACAGCCTGCAGACACGCTACCAAAACCCACACTACCTCACATCCGTACGCTTCCTGCCGGAAACGATTACACCTACCAACGATCTTGAAGAAGTACTGAGCGAGTGTACAACGGTGATAGTATGTGTACCTTCTGCATATGTACAGGGTGTAATTGAAAGTGTGGACCCCAAACTTTGGGCTGACAAGAATGTAGTTTCTGCGATCAAAGGCATTCTGCCAGACAGCAACCTGTTGTTGAATGACTATATGAGCAAGAACCCGTCATTCAATATGAACAGGTACATGGCTGTTACCGGCCCCTGCCATGCCGAAGAGGTGGCAGATGAACGGATCTCTTACCTCACCTTCTCAGGACTGAATGACGAACTGACTACTGCGATGGCAGATGCTTTCCGAAATACCTATATATATGCTACTACCAACCATGATATATGGGGTGTGCAGTTTGCAGCAGTACTAAAAAACATATATGCCGTCGGCGCAGGCATGGCACATGCACTTGACTATGGAGACAACTTCCTGAGTGTGTACATTACCAACTGCTACCGTGAAATGTATCGCTACCTGGATGCACATTTCAGGCAGGTACATCCATCAGACGAGCACCCTGACTTTCATACCAGCGCATACCTCGGCGACCTGCTGGTAACCTGCTACTCGCTGCACAGCCGAAACCGTATGCTGGGTACCATGCTGGGCAAAGGCTACTCTGTCAGGAATGCAATACTGGAAATGAACATGGTAGCAGAAGGTTACTATGCGGCAAGAGGCATGCAACACATAGCTAAAGAATACAAGATCGATATTCCCATTGCTACAGCTATATATGATGTACTATGGAATCACAGATCACCCGCAGAGACCTTCCTTGATATGGAAAAGACTCTATCTTAA
- a CDS encoding S46 family peptidase — protein sequence MKKILLSLLVACAMLPAKADEGMWLPMLIGKNYDEMVKMGLKLSKEDLYNINHSSLKDAVIQFGGGCTGEMISQNGLLITNHHCGYGAITALSSVEHNYLDNGFWAYSYSEELPAKGVTALFLERMEDVTDQVEKAVGRSKGDKYDKKYKKIVEKLTKAAEAEGNYEAQVKSYFEGNQYILLVYKKYKDVRLVGTPPRSLGKYGGDTDNWMWPRHTADFSMFRVYADANNEPAEYSKDNVPYKPKKFLPISIKGVEEGDYSMIFGYPGRTNRYDVSYGIDIAINETNPSIVKPREKRLEIMRKNMKTDKAVYLKLTSYYAGISNYWKYFIGQTEQLKRLKVVEKKQKEEAEFTQWAAKNAPEYKGIMKEFEAIHNAYRPYAKHNIYYSQAFQGSLLAALGSDFYDLYLELNKKKPDEKEIEKQVKDIKKSRKSIMPRFDLNTEKEILAEMAKMFYNDIPKNQHPEVYQNVIFKKFANSDLDKTFKDYAEYVFENTFLLDTVKLNAFLANPNLEEMLDDAALRYALSFARNYKEVYEPKIDKYKDSKEALKKKYIRGLMEMKKNDLFYPDANSTMRISYGQVLSYSPQDAVHYDYYTTLDGFMEKYKPGDDEFDAPAELVSLYKKKDYGKYADANGKLRTCFITTNDITGGNSGSPIINGNGEWVGIAFDGNWEAMSGDIAFDKKYKRTICTDARFIFWVIEKMGKAHNLIEEVDMHQ from the coding sequence ATGAAAAAGATTCTGCTGTCGCTGCTTGTAGCATGCGCAATGTTGCCTGCAAAGGCTGATGAGGGTATGTGGTTGCCCATGCTTATAGGTAAAAACTACGATGAGATGGTCAAAATGGGTCTTAAGTTGTCAAAGGAAGACCTGTATAACATCAACCACAGCAGTCTTAAGGATGCTGTGATACAATTTGGTGGAGGATGTACGGGTGAGATGATATCTCAAAATGGCTTGCTGATCACTAATCACCACTGTGGTTATGGCGCAATTACTGCATTAAGCTCTGTAGAGCATAACTACCTGGATAATGGATTCTGGGCATACAGCTACTCAGAGGAGTTGCCTGCAAAAGGTGTTACTGCTTTGTTCCTGGAGCGTATGGAAGATGTTACAGACCAGGTTGAAAAAGCTGTGGGACGGTCGAAAGGTGACAAGTATGATAAGAAGTATAAGAAGATCGTAGAAAAGCTGACTAAAGCTGCCGAAGCTGAAGGTAACTATGAAGCGCAGGTGAAAAGCTACTTTGAAGGCAACCAGTACATACTACTTGTGTACAAGAAGTATAAAGACGTACGGCTGGTAGGTACTCCTCCAAGGTCGCTGGGTAAATATGGCGGTGATACAGACAACTGGATGTGGCCAAGACATACTGCGGATTTTTCCATGTTCCGTGTATATGCCGATGCTAACAATGAGCCGGCTGAATACTCAAAAGATAATGTGCCTTATAAGCCTAAGAAGTTCTTACCTATCTCCATCAAAGGAGTAGAGGAGGGCGATTATTCAATGATATTCGGTTACCCCGGTCGTACCAACCGTTATGATGTGTCATACGGTATTGACATAGCTATCAACGAGACAAACCCGTCTATTGTAAAGCCACGTGAAAAACGCCTGGAGATCATGCGTAAGAACATGAAAACCGATAAGGCTGTTTACCTGAAGCTTACTTCTTATTATGCAGGTATCTCTAACTATTGGAAATACTTCATCGGCCAGACAGAGCAATTGAAGCGTCTGAAGGTAGTAGAGAAGAAGCAAAAAGAAGAAGCTGAATTCACTCAATGGGCGGCAAAGAATGCTCCCGAATATAAGGGTATCATGAAGGAGTTTGAGGCTATACATAATGCATACAGACCATATGCAAAACATAACATATACTATAGCCAGGCATTCCAGGGGTCATTGCTGGCTGCACTGGGGTCTGATTTCTACGACCTGTACCTGGAATTGAACAAGAAGAAACCTGACGAGAAAGAAATCGAAAAGCAGGTAAAAGACATCAAAAAGTCCCGCAAAAGCATCATGCCCAGGTTTGACCTGAATACAGAGAAAGAGATATTGGCAGAAATGGCTAAGATGTTCTACAATGATATTCCTAAGAACCAACATCCTGAAGTGTATCAGAATGTGATATTCAAGAAGTTTGCTAACAGCGACCTGGATAAAACCTTCAAAGATTACGCTGAATACGTGTTTGAAAACACTTTCCTGCTGGATACAGTTAAGTTGAATGCTTTCCTGGCAAATCCGAATCTTGAAGAGATGCTGGATGATGCAGCGTTAAGATATGCATTGAGTTTCGCTCGCAACTACAAAGAGGTGTACGAACCTAAGATCGACAAGTATAAGGATAGTAAAGAAGCGCTGAAAAAGAAATACATCCGTGGGTTGATGGAAATGAAGAAGAACGACCTGTTCTATCCAGACGCCAACTCTACAATGAGGATAAGCTACGGACAGGTGTTGAGCTACAGCCCGCAGGATGCAGTGCATTATGACTATTATACCACACTGGACGGATTTATGGAGAAGTACAAACCCGGTGATGATGAGTTTGACGCTCCTGCTGAACTGGTAAGCCTGTACAAGAAGAAGGACTACGGTAAATATGCAGATGCTAATGGTAAACTGCGTACGTGTTTTATAACTACTAATGATATTACAGGTGGTAACTCAGGCAGCCCGATCATCAACGGTAACGGTGAGTGGGTAGGTATAGCCTTTGACGGTAACTGGGAGGCAATGAGTGGTGATATTGCATTTGATAAGAAGTACAAAAGAACCATTTGTACTGATGCTCGTTTCATATTCTGGGTGATAGAGAAGATGGGTAAGGCTCATAACCTGATAGAAGAGGTAGATATGCACCAATAA
- the lptC gene encoding LPS export ABC transporter periplasmic protein LptC → MAVFILVGCKNDPKEINALVNKSSMQEDKADEVTIIYSERGQSKIRMYATEFIRNEVAKPPYVDMRKGLKVEFFNDSTRVESTLTAQYARWYEGKGNVLIRDSVVVVNKKGETLRTEELIWNQNVKKFYTEKFVRINTPDQVMYGDGLEANEDFSWYRIKNPKGIVRVNKEEVPE, encoded by the coding sequence ATGGCTGTATTTATTCTGGTTGGATGTAAGAATGATCCCAAGGAGATAAATGCCCTTGTGAATAAAAGTTCTATGCAGGAGGACAAGGCTGACGAGGTTACCATTATTTACAGTGAACGGGGGCAGTCCAAGATACGCATGTATGCCACAGAGTTTATCCGGAATGAGGTGGCCAAACCTCCCTATGTAGATATGCGCAAAGGGCTGAAAGTAGAGTTCTTTAATGACAGTACGCGTGTGGAGAGTACATTGACAGCCCAGTATGCCCGTTGGTATGAAGGTAAAGGTAATGTCCTGATCAGGGATAGTGTGGTTGTTGTGAATAAGAAGGGTGAAACTTTGAGGACCGAGGAACTGATCTGGAATCAGAATGTCAAGAAGTTTTATACCGAAAAGTTTGTACGCATTAATACACCCGACCAGGTGATGTATGGAGACGGGCTGGAAGCTAACGAAGACTTTTCGTGGTACCGCATTAAAAACCCCAAGGGTATAGTTCGGGTAAACAAAGAAGAAGTGCCGGAATAG